TCGGGGACGGTCAGCCACTCGATGGCCTGGGCTTGCTCGTTCACACCACAAGCGTGCCACGCGCGGACGCTTCGCACGAAGCGCGCCCGATGTTACGGTTATGTAAACGCGTTTCACATCTGTCACAGTGTTTGACTCCCTGCTCAGCTTGTGCCAGCGTTGAAGCCGCCATGCCACTCTTCTGGGGGTCACGATGTCGCCGACCGAGAACACAGCGAGCCACCTGCTCGGGCGCGTCTTGGGACGTGTGCCGATCGCGGTGGCGGGGTCCATCGCCGTCACGGTGGGACTGATCGCCCCCGCGCAGGCTCTGCCCGCGCCGCCGGCCGAGCGGTCACGCGACAAAGCGCCGCAGGAGGGTGAGGACGAACGCGACGGCACCGGCGCACACGACACGGTGACCTCTGTCGTCCCTGCGGCGGCAGCCCGCTCAGCAGCACCGGCCCAGACCGCCCTCGCCGCCGCGCCCTCGAGCTACCGTGTGCGAGAGGGCGACACGGTCTCCGGCATCGCCGCGCGCTTCGGCCTGTCGACGGCGAGTGTGCTCGCGCTCAACGGGCTCTCCTGGAAAAGCCTGATCTTCCCCGGCCAGCTGCTCGCGCTCAGCGGCGCCGCGGCGCCGACGACCGTGTCGACGCCGGACCGCTCACCGGAAGCGACGAAGTACGAAGTCGTGCGCGGAGACACCATCAGCGGCATCGCCGCACGGTTCGGGGTGAAGACCGCGACCGTGCTCAGCGCGAACGGACTCAGCTCCTCCAGCCTGATCTTCCCCGGCCAGCTGATCACCATCCCCGGTGGGTCCGCTGTTGCCGTCGCCGCACCGGCGCAGGCTCCGGCTGTGCCACCGGCGGTGAACCAGCCCAGCGCTCGGCCGAACGCCTCGGCGGAGACCGGCCCGGTCATCCCGCTCAGCGAGGAGATGCGCGCGAACGCACAGCTCATCGTGCGGGTCGGCCGCGCCGAGGGGGTCAGCGACCAGGGCATCGTGATCGCGCTGGCCGCGGCCGCGCAGGAGTCGGGTCTGCGCAATATCCGCCATGGCGACCGCGACTCGCTCGGGCTGTTCCAACAGCGCCCGAGCACCGGCTGGGGCACCCCGGCCCAGGTGCTCGACGCCGACCGCGCCACCCGCGCCTTCTTCGGCGGCGGCGGGAACCCCAACACAGGGAAGACGCGCGGCCTGCTCGACATCCCCGGATGGACCTCGATGAGCGTCGCCCAGGCCGCACAGGCCGTGCAGCTCTCCGCCCACCCCGACGCCTACGCCAAATGGGAGGCGTCCGCACGGGCCTGGGTCGCCCAGCTCGGCTGAGCGGAATGTCACAGCCGGATCACGGCCCTCGCTTCCTCCGGTGTTTTGCAGGGCTCATGCATGCGCCGTTCCTTAGACTCGATCCGTGACCACGAGCCAGACCGATCCCCTGATCGGCCGTCTGATCGACGGCCGCTATCAGGTGCGCTCGCGGATCGCGCGCGGCGGGATGGCCACGGTCTACCTCGCCACAGATCTGCGCCTCGAGCGCCGCGTGGCGATCAAGGTGATGCACGGCCACCTCGCCGACGACACCACCTTCAAGAACCGCTTCGTTCAGGAAGCCCGCTCGGCCGCGCGCCTCGCGCACCCGAACGTGGTCAATGTCTTCGACCAGGGCCAGGACTCCGACATGGCGTATCTGGTCATGGAGTACCTGCCCGGGATCACGCTCCGCGATCTGCTCAAGGACTACGGCAAACTCACGCCCGAGCAGACCATCGACATCATGGAGGCGGTGCTGAGCGGGCTCGCCGCCGCCCACAAGGCGGGCATCGTTCACCGCGACCTGAAACCCGAGAACGTGCTGCTCGCCGACGACGGACGCATCAAGATCGGCGACTTCGGCCTCGCCCGCGCCGCGAGCGCGAACACCGCCACCGGCCAGGCGCTCCTCGGCACGATCGCCTACCTCTCGCCCGAACTCGTCACCCGCGGCGTCGCGGACGCCCGCAGCGACATCTACGCGCTCGGCATCATGATGTACGAGATGCTGACCGGCGAGCAGCCCTTCCAGGGCGAACAGCCGATGCAGATCGCCTACCAGCACGCCAACGACGCGGTCCCGACGCCGAGCGGCAAGAACACGGCCGTGCCCGCCGAGCTCGACGATCTCGTGCAGTGGGCGACCGAGAAGGACCCGGACCGCCGCCCCAAGGACGCTCGCGAGCTGTTCGACCGGCTCGTCGAGGCCGAGAAGTCCCTTCGCGGCGAAGCCGGCCTCCAGCCGACTATGGTGCTGCCGCCGGCGTTCGAGGCGGCGGAGGGCAACACCCAGATCATCAACCCGGCCATCCGCCAGCAGGTCGCCGCCAACACGCCCAGCGCCACCGAACGGCTGAGCGCCGCCTCCGCGCGCCGCCGAGCGAAGGGCTGGTGGCTGTTCGCGTTCGTCATCCTGCTCGCGGGACTGGCCGGCGGCACCGGATGGTACTTCGGCGCCGGTCCCGGCTCGCTCGTCAGCGTCCCGAACGTGGTCAGCAAGACACCCGCCGCCGCCGCCGCGCAGCTCACGGAGCTCGGATTCCGGACCCGACAGACGCAGGAGTACAGCGTGACCGTGCCCGCCGGGCAGGTCTCGAGCACCGTTCCGGTGGCCGAGACATCGGCCGGGCGTGGCTCGACCGTGACGCTGCGCGTCTCCCAGGGCCCGAAGCCGGTCACCATCCCGCCGCTCGCCGGACACCCCCTCGACACAGCGAAGGCCGCGATCGCCGGCGTCGGGGCGAAGGTGGGGGCCGTCGCCGAGCAGTTCGACGGCAAGGTACACTCCGGAACCGTCATCTCCGCGACGAAGACCTCCGACGGGGGCGACATCTCCGGCGGCGGACCGTATTTCGAGGCGGCCTCCGTCGATCTCGTGGTGTCGGTCGGTCCCGTTCCGGATGTTGCGGGGAAGTCTGTGGAGAGCGCCACCGCGCTCCTGCGCAAGGCGGGCCTCGTAGTCACCGCCGGGCCGGAAAGCTACAGCGAGACCATCGCCAAGGGCGACGTGATCTCCGCACAACCGCAGTCCGCGGTGGTCCGTCCGGGCGACACCGTCGCCCTGACGACATCGAAAGGCCCCGAGCCGGTCCCTGTTCCGGACGTGGTCGGCCAAACCTGGGACAAGGCCAAGAAGACCCTCACCGAGGCGG
This genomic window from Leifsonia xyli subsp. cynodontis DSM 46306 contains:
- a CDS encoding lytic transglycosylase; translation: MSPTENTASHLLGRVLGRVPIAVAGSIAVTVGLIAPAQALPAPPAERSRDKAPQEGEDERDGTGAHDTVTSVVPAAAARSAAPAQTALAAAPSSYRVREGDTVSGIAARFGLSTASVLALNGLSWKSLIFPGQLLALSGAAAPTTVSTPDRSPEATKYEVVRGDTISGIAARFGVKTATVLSANGLSSSSLIFPGQLITIPGGSAVAVAAPAQAPAVPPAVNQPSARPNASAETGPVIPLSEEMRANAQLIVRVGRAEGVSDQGIVIALAAAAQESGLRNIRHGDRDSLGLFQQRPSTGWGTPAQVLDADRATRAFFGGGGNPNTGKTRGLLDIPGWTSMSVAQAAQAVQLSAHPDAYAKWEASARAWVAQLG
- the pknB gene encoding Stk1 family PASTA domain-containing Ser/Thr kinase, encoding MTTSQTDPLIGRLIDGRYQVRSRIARGGMATVYLATDLRLERRVAIKVMHGHLADDTTFKNRFVQEARSAARLAHPNVVNVFDQGQDSDMAYLVMEYLPGITLRDLLKDYGKLTPEQTIDIMEAVLSGLAAAHKAGIVHRDLKPENVLLADDGRIKIGDFGLARAASANTATGQALLGTIAYLSPELVTRGVADARSDIYALGIMMYEMLTGEQPFQGEQPMQIAYQHANDAVPTPSGKNTAVPAELDDLVQWATEKDPDRRPKDARELFDRLVEAEKSLRGEAGLQPTMVLPPAFEAAEGNTQIINPAIRQQVAANTPSATERLSAASARRRAKGWWLFAFVILLAGLAGGTGWYFGAGPGSLVSVPNVVSKTPAAAAAQLTELGFRTRQTQEYSVTVPAGQVSSTVPVAETSAGRGSTVTLRVSQGPKPVTIPPLAGHPLDTAKAAIAGVGAKVGAVAEQFDGKVHSGTVISATKTSDGGDISGGGPYFEAASVDLVVSVGPVPDVAGKSVESATALLRKAGLVVTAGPESYSETIAKGDVISAQPQSAVVRPGDTVALTTSKGPEPVPVPDVVGQTWDKAKKTLTEAGFALKYSSAADLLPAAFVVSKISPGAGTQADKGSTVTVNFAGF